One genomic segment of Blastopirellula marina includes these proteins:
- a CDS encoding 2-isopropylmalate synthase has protein sequence MSTPTVKIFDTTLRDGEQSPGASMNRAEKMEIAQALVDLGVDIIEAGFPIASPGDFESVREIAMNIKGASICGLARCNPKDIERAWEALKHSELPRIHVFLATSAIHREFKLRMTPDEIISRGVDGVKLAASFCDDVEFSPEDASRTEPDFLCRVVEAAINAGATTVNIPDTVGYATPNHMYKVISDLKNRVPNIDKAVISVHCHDDLGMAVANSLAGVEAGAGQIECTINGIGERAGNASLEEVVMALRTRHDYYNIGTNINTKRLVPTSRLLSNITGLQVQRNKAIVGRNAFAHESGIHQDGMLKEPTTYEIMRPEDVGLEKTDLVLGKHSGRAALSDRAKALGYHLSAEQLQEVFDEFKKLADKKKDIYDGDIASLCDQQIRGEVRQGWTLESLDVTHGTGKPPHVKMTLRRGNETETAEISEGDGPIDAAFWAIERITSVPITCKDFQVHSATLGRDALGEVTVEIESGKQTARGRGSSTDTVEATVHAILDAVNRISS, from the coding sequence ATGAGTACCCCGACTGTAAAAATCTTCGATACGACGCTCCGCGACGGCGAGCAATCGCCTGGGGCCAGCATGAACCGCGCCGAGAAGATGGAGATCGCCCAAGCCCTGGTCGACTTGGGCGTCGATATCATCGAAGCCGGTTTCCCGATCGCTTCGCCTGGCGACTTTGAATCGGTCCGCGAGATCGCCATGAACATTAAAGGCGCATCGATCTGCGGCCTGGCTCGCTGCAACCCAAAGGACATCGAACGCGCCTGGGAAGCCTTAAAGCATTCCGAGTTGCCGCGAATTCACGTCTTTCTCGCCACTAGTGCGATCCATCGCGAGTTCAAGTTGCGGATGACGCCAGACGAGATCATCAGCCGCGGTGTCGACGGCGTGAAGCTGGCCGCCAGCTTCTGCGACGACGTCGAGTTCTCGCCGGAAGATGCTTCCCGCACCGAGCCGGACTTCCTGTGCCGCGTGGTGGAAGCCGCGATCAACGCCGGGGCGACCACCGTCAACATTCCCGACACCGTCGGCTACGCGACCCCCAACCACATGTACAAGGTCATCAGCGACCTGAAGAACCGTGTGCCCAACATCGACAAGGCGGTCATCAGCGTCCACTGCCACGACGACCTCGGCATGGCGGTCGCCAACAGCCTGGCCGGCGTTGAAGCAGGTGCCGGGCAGATCGAGTGCACGATCAACGGCATCGGCGAACGTGCCGGGAACGCATCGCTGGAAGAAGTGGTGATGGCCCTTCGCACGCGGCACGACTATTACAACATCGGCACCAACATCAACACCAAACGCCTGGTGCCGACCAGCCGCCTGCTTTCCAACATCACCGGACTTCAGGTGCAGCGAAACAAAGCGATCGTCGGCCGCAACGCGTTTGCGCACGAGTCGGGCATCCACCAGGACGGCATGCTGAAAGAGCCGACCACTTACGAAATCATGCGGCCGGAAGACGTCGGGCTCGAAAAGACCGACCTGGTTCTCGGCAAGCACAGCGGCCGGGCAGCATTGTCCGATCGCGCGAAGGCCTTGGGGTATCATCTTTCCGCCGAGCAGCTGCAAGAGGTGTTCGACGAGTTCAAGAAGCTGGCCGACAAGAAGAAGGACATCTACGACGGCGACATCGCTTCCCTCTGCGATCAGCAGATCCGCGGTGAAGTTCGCCAAGGCTGGACCCTCGAAAGCCTGGACGTCACCCACGGCACCGGCAAGCCGCCGCACGTGAAGATGACCCTGCGTCGCGGCAACGAAACCGAGACCGCCGAAATCTCGGAAGGAGACGGCCCCATCGACGCCGCCTTCTGGGCCATCGAACGCATCACCAGCGTGCCGATCACCTGCAAAGATTTTCAAGTGCACAGCGCGACCTTAGGCCGAGACGCCCTAGGGGAAGTGACCGTCGAAATCGAGTCCGGCAAGCAAACCGCCCGCGGCCGTGGGAGCTCGACCGATACAGTGGAAGCAACCGTTCATGCGATTTTAGATGCGGTGAACCGGATTAGCAGCTAG